One Microbacterium trichothecenolyticum DNA window includes the following coding sequences:
- the srmL gene encoding PheS-related mystery ligase SrmL yields the protein MPSSAARYTCATSRTPLRARTPPAALEAYAGCSEVDELIVAPGHVYRRDAVDRSHVGEPHQVDLWRIRSTPNTGDEEMLGMIGRLVDAVLPGAQWKTTDVTHPYTVGGRQIDVLHEGEWLELAECGRIHPAVLRGSGLDPDQWSGLALGMGLERALMLRKGIPDIRCLRVEDPPIATQMLTLEPWQHVSLLPMARRDISVVLSAEEDEETLGDRIPTALGDDADVIESVDVSVARRTRIRPRQRASGSAHRAVRSISCCGSCSAPSTAPSPRTRPTHYATPYTGQSTKDRCRN from the coding sequence CTGCCCAGCTCTGCCGCGCGCTACACCTGCGCGACCTCACGGACCCCGCTCAGGGCGCGCACGCCACCTGCTGCTCTCGAGGCCTACGCGGGATGTAGCGAGGTCGATGAACTGATCGTGGCCCCGGGTCACGTGTACCGGCGTGACGCCGTCGATCGCAGCCACGTGGGCGAGCCGCACCAGGTGGATCTCTGGCGCATCCGCAGTACACCGAACACGGGCGACGAGGAGATGCTCGGGATGATCGGCCGCTTGGTCGACGCTGTACTTCCGGGAGCGCAGTGGAAGACGACCGACGTCACGCACCCCTACACCGTGGGCGGCCGGCAGATCGACGTCCTGCACGAGGGCGAATGGCTCGAGCTCGCCGAGTGCGGGCGGATCCATCCCGCAGTGCTGCGCGGTTCAGGGCTCGACCCCGATCAGTGGTCGGGGCTCGCCCTCGGCATGGGGCTGGAGCGGGCCCTGATGCTTCGAAAAGGCATCCCCGACATCCGCTGCCTTCGGGTAGAAGACCCACCCATCGCCACGCAGATGCTGACATTGGAGCCATGGCAGCACGTCTCGCTGCTGCCGATGGCACGGCGCGACATCTCGGTGGTCCTGAGCGCAGAGGAGGATGAGGAGACCCTCGGCGACCGTATCCCCACCGCCCTCGGCGACGACGCCGACGTCATCGAGTCCGTCGACGTCTCGGTCGCACGACGCACGAGGATCCGCCCGAGGCAGCGCGCGTCCGGCTCGGCACACAGAGCGGTCAGGTCAATCTCCTGCTGCGGATCGTGCTCCGCCCCATCGACCGCACCCTCACCTCGGACCAGGCCAACGCACTACGCAACGCCATATACCGGGCAGTCCACGAAGGACCGGTGCAGGAACTGA
- the nadD gene encoding nicotinate-nucleotide adenylyltransferase, whose amino-acid sequence MSVTRAPRIGVMGGTFDPIHHGHLVAASEVAQSFDLDEVVFVPTGRPWQKDDVTESEHRYLMTVIATASNPQFAVSRVDIDRAGPTYTIDTLRDLQQQRPGAELFFITGADAVAQILGWRDHDELWDLAHFVAVSRPGHVLTTEGLPTDTVSQLEIPALAISSTDCRARVRRGHPVWYLVPDGVVQYIAKHHLYRSKA is encoded by the coding sequence ATGTCGGTGACGCGCGCCCCTCGTATCGGGGTCATGGGTGGGACGTTCGATCCGATCCATCACGGTCACCTGGTCGCGGCCTCCGAGGTGGCGCAATCGTTCGACCTCGACGAGGTCGTCTTCGTTCCCACGGGCCGTCCGTGGCAGAAAGACGACGTCACCGAGAGTGAGCACCGTTACCTCATGACGGTGATCGCAACGGCATCCAATCCGCAATTCGCGGTCAGCCGCGTCGACATCGACCGCGCGGGACCGACCTATACGATCGACACTCTGCGCGACCTCCAGCAGCAGCGGCCGGGGGCGGAGTTGTTCTTCATCACCGGCGCCGACGCCGTGGCTCAGATCCTCGGGTGGCGCGATCACGACGAGCTGTGGGACCTGGCCCACTTCGTCGCTGTCTCGCGCCCCGGGCACGTCCTGACGACCGAAGGGCTGCCCACCGACACTGTGAGCCAATTGGAGATCCCGGCGCTGGCGATCTCGTCCACCGACTGCCGCGCGCGTGTGCGCAGAGGACACCCCGTGTGGTACCTCGTGCCCGACGGCGTCGTGCAGTACATCGCGAAGCACCACCTTTACCGGAGCAAGGCATGA
- a CDS encoding App1 family protein, producing MSRSPRAKVLWFARLERRFHRWRERRARARGLRPAVTGFPGYGTQDWVRVLGRVLIAPPLKRTSTGEFASLRGWRSFAAVPVGSARVNVVIDGVTHEVSADRGGVIDATLPASLPPGWQTVTMSVEGSEPTETRVFIVGSDVHFGVVSDIDDTVMVTALPRPLLAAWNSFVVDEHARQPVPGMAVMLERLSREHPGTPVIYLSTGAWNVAPTLTRFMRRHLFPAGSFLLTDWGPTHDRWFRSGRDHKEQNLRRIAREFPHVKWLLVGDDGQHDDAIYTGFAIEHPQSVAAVAIRRLLPAEAVLAGGRTVVDDHSAAEVPWVTASDGAGLLERLQDVGVISRDG from the coding sequence ATGTCTCGCTCTCCTCGTGCCAAAGTGCTCTGGTTCGCCCGACTGGAGCGCCGCTTCCATCGGTGGCGTGAGCGGCGAGCCCGTGCGCGCGGGCTTCGTCCCGCCGTGACCGGCTTCCCGGGGTACGGCACGCAGGACTGGGTCCGCGTCCTCGGCCGGGTCCTGATCGCTCCGCCCCTCAAGCGCACGTCTACGGGTGAATTCGCGAGCCTGCGCGGGTGGCGAAGCTTCGCGGCGGTGCCCGTCGGCTCAGCGCGGGTGAACGTCGTGATCGACGGTGTCACGCACGAGGTGTCCGCGGATCGCGGCGGAGTGATCGACGCGACCCTCCCGGCGTCGTTGCCGCCGGGATGGCAGACCGTCACGATGTCGGTCGAGGGCAGCGAGCCCACCGAGACGCGCGTGTTCATCGTCGGCTCGGACGTGCACTTCGGCGTCGTCAGCGACATCGACGACACCGTGATGGTCACGGCTCTCCCCCGCCCGCTGCTGGCGGCCTGGAACTCCTTCGTCGTCGACGAGCACGCGCGCCAGCCCGTGCCCGGTATGGCCGTCATGCTCGAGCGGCTGTCGCGGGAGCACCCGGGCACGCCGGTCATCTACCTCTCGACCGGCGCGTGGAACGTCGCCCCGACCCTCACTCGGTTCATGCGCCGGCACCTGTTTCCCGCGGGGTCGTTTCTGCTCACCGACTGGGGCCCCACGCACGACCGGTGGTTCCGCAGCGGTCGCGATCACAAGGAGCAGAATCTCCGCCGCATCGCTCGTGAATTCCCGCACGTGAAGTGGCTGCTGGTCGGAGACGACGGCCAGCACGACGATGCGATCTACACGGGTTTCGCCATCGAGCATCCGCAGAGCGTGGCCGCGGTCGCGATCCGCCGTCTGCTCCCCGCCGAAGCCGTGCTGGCCGGTGGCCGCACCGTCGTCGACGACCACTCGGCGGCGGAGGTGCCGTGGGTCACCGCGTCGGACGGCGCGGGCCTGCTCGAGCGCCTGCAGGACGTCGGCGTCATCTCGCGCGACGGCTAG
- a CDS encoding DedA family protein, whose protein sequence is MNEILTWLLDVVQNVDPVLRTILAGVAVMLETSVLVGLVVPGDTMVIVAGTAVASPLEGIVLAAAIVVGALIGESLGFWLGRFFGPRIRASRLGQKLGDRNWERAERYLRRRGGIAIFLSRFLPVLHSLVPLTVGMSEYPYRRFLAWTTPACVIWAGLYVSVAASAAGTYRELADRLHYAGYVFVAVLVAFLVLVFVGKKVIERAERRHLADEVQPPETADGDVKD, encoded by the coding sequence GTGAACGAGATCCTCACGTGGCTGCTCGACGTCGTCCAGAACGTCGACCCGGTGCTGCGCACGATCCTCGCGGGGGTCGCGGTGATGCTCGAGACGAGCGTGCTGGTCGGTCTCGTCGTTCCGGGCGACACGATGGTCATCGTGGCCGGTACCGCCGTGGCCTCCCCGCTCGAAGGCATCGTGCTCGCCGCCGCCATCGTCGTCGGGGCACTGATCGGCGAGAGTCTCGGCTTCTGGCTCGGCCGGTTCTTCGGTCCGCGCATCCGCGCCTCGCGCCTCGGCCAGAAGCTCGGTGACCGCAACTGGGAACGCGCAGAGCGCTATCTGCGGCGGCGCGGGGGAATCGCGATCTTCCTCTCGCGTTTCCTGCCGGTGCTGCACTCGTTGGTGCCGCTCACGGTCGGCATGAGCGAGTACCCCTATCGGCGTTTCCTGGCGTGGACGACGCCCGCGTGCGTGATCTGGGCCGGTCTCTACGTGTCGGTGGCGGCCTCCGCCGCGGGTACCTATCGCGAGCTCGCCGACCGACTGCATTACGCCGGGTACGTCTTCGTCGCGGTCCTCGTGGCCTTCCTCGTGCTCGTCTTCGTGGGCAAGAAGGTGATCGAACGTGCCGAGAGACGTCACCTGGCCGACGAGGTCCAGCCCCCCGAAACGGCGGACGGCGACGTGAAAGACTGA
- a CDS encoding anthranilate synthase component I family protein, whose translation MPHSATPFALPAWVDPEAVFVHLFADAPHAFWLDAGVDAREGWSWMGTGEPDTSSAPMDQHAAGSGGSREPAGAFRGGWVGWRSYEGEPAWLRVRDFLAFDHAARRVWVHGDPTLATRAVAAPAAPAVPPAQHRGTASGRVPPARYAQLVEACRERIREGDAYQLCLTTRFTVSGNVRAVDVFRRLRRSSGSHHAGLIRLGATTLVSASPERFLEVRDGSVHTHPIKGTRPRSADPARDAALAEELRTDAKERAENVMIVDLMRNDLSRVCAPSSVGVDRLLEVETYPHVHQLVSEVSGRLLPRTTLGALLAATFPAGSMTGAPKESAMQILARLEGADRGIYSGTFGWIGDDGAADLAMVIRSIVVEQDAAWVGAGGGITWRSVAASEVAEVGIKARAPLAALGAEVPPGW comes from the coding sequence GTGCCGCACTCCGCCACCCCGTTCGCGTTGCCCGCGTGGGTCGACCCCGAAGCGGTCTTCGTGCACCTGTTCGCCGACGCTCCCCACGCGTTCTGGCTCGACGCGGGCGTCGACGCGCGCGAGGGATGGAGCTGGATGGGAACGGGCGAGCCCGACACCTCGTCCGCGCCCATGGACCAGCACGCCGCCGGGAGTGGCGGCTCTCGGGAACCGGCGGGAGCATTCCGGGGAGGATGGGTCGGCTGGCGCAGCTACGAGGGGGAGCCCGCGTGGCTGCGGGTGCGCGATTTTCTGGCCTTCGATCACGCCGCCCGTCGCGTCTGGGTCCACGGCGACCCCACGCTGGCCACACGAGCGGTGGCCGCCCCCGCCGCCCCCGCGGTCCCACCGGCGCAGCACCGGGGCACGGCATCCGGTCGTGTGCCGCCGGCACGCTATGCGCAGCTGGTCGAAGCCTGTCGCGAGCGCATCCGCGAGGGCGACGCGTATCAGCTGTGCCTCACCACGCGTTTCACCGTTTCCGGGAACGTGCGCGCCGTCGACGTCTTCCGCCGCCTGCGCCGCTCTTCGGGATCCCACCATGCCGGGCTGATCCGCCTCGGCGCGACGACGCTCGTGAGCGCCTCGCCCGAGCGGTTCCTCGAGGTGCGGGACGGGAGCGTCCACACGCACCCCATCAAGGGCACGCGTCCGCGCTCCGCCGACCCCGCGCGCGACGCCGCCCTCGCCGAGGAGCTGCGGACGGATGCCAAGGAGCGCGCCGAGAACGTCATGATCGTCGACCTGATGCGCAACGACCTGTCGCGGGTCTGCGCGCCGTCGAGCGTCGGCGTCGACCGCCTGCTCGAGGTCGAGACCTATCCACACGTGCATCAGCTCGTCAGCGAGGTGTCGGGCAGGCTGCTGCCACGCACCACCCTCGGCGCGCTGCTGGCGGCGACCTTCCCGGCCGGCAGCATGACGGGTGCGCCCAAGGAATCCGCAATGCAGATCCTCGCCCGGCTCGAGGGTGCCGACCGCGGCATTTACTCCGGAACGTTCGGCTGGATCGGCGACGACGGCGCCGCCGACCTCGCGATGGTCATCCGCAGCATCGTCGTGGAGCAGGATGCCGCCTGGGTCGGCGCCGGTGGGGGGATCACGTGGCGTTCGGTCGCGGCATCCGAAGTCGCCGAGGTGGGAATCAAGGCGCGCGCACCGCTCGCCGCCCTCGGCGCCGAGGTGCCGCCGGGGTGGTAG
- a CDS encoding SOS response-associated peptidase — protein MCGRFVVANVASELVGVLRVDVAADELPAPSYNIAPTSRVAIVLDSVKTEPPVRRLEAARWGLVPGWAKDVKVGARAFNARSEEVEDKPMFRNALIKRRAVIPASGYYEWKTTEAGKTPHYIHPTDGSPLFFAGLYEWWKDPAHADDDPARWVLSCTILTRDAIGRLGSIHDRMPLFMDPDFADAWLDPTTENVGDVLDAAIDAAPDVADTLDDHVVSPAVGNVRNDSSALIEPVE, from the coding sequence ATGTGCGGTCGATTCGTCGTGGCCAATGTGGCATCCGAGCTCGTGGGGGTGCTGCGCGTCGACGTCGCGGCCGATGAGCTACCGGCACCGTCGTACAACATCGCACCAACCTCACGGGTGGCGATCGTGCTCGATTCGGTGAAGACCGAGCCACCCGTGCGCCGACTCGAGGCCGCCCGCTGGGGCCTCGTTCCCGGGTGGGCGAAAGACGTCAAGGTCGGCGCGCGCGCTTTCAACGCGCGCTCCGAAGAGGTCGAAGACAAACCGATGTTCCGCAACGCCCTCATCAAGCGGCGCGCGGTCATCCCGGCATCCGGCTACTACGAGTGGAAGACGACCGAGGCGGGCAAGACTCCGCACTACATCCACCCCACCGACGGCTCGCCGCTGTTCTTCGCCGGCCTGTACGAGTGGTGGAAAGACCCCGCGCACGCTGACGACGATCCCGCCCGGTGGGTGCTGAGTTGCACGATCCTCACGCGCGATGCGATCGGTCGACTCGGCTCGATCCACGACCGTATGCCGCTGTTCATGGACCCCGACTTCGCCGACGCCTGGCTCGATCCGACCACCGAGAACGTCGGCGATGTGCTCGACGCCGCGATCGACGCCGCCCCCGATGTCGCCGACACACTCGACGATCACGTGGTGTCGCCGGCTGTGGGCAACGTGCGCAACGACTCGTCCGCCCTGATCGAGCCGGTCGAATGA
- a CDS encoding 3-methyladenine DNA glycosylase: MSVLLDAATLDRTEWTALADQHAARADALTADHRERARRAEKHPVEDFLFSYYSYKPAVLRRWHPGTGVALADADERAGWRWYRHAGNGIIVDADAFRAERGSLYRGIVNLLRATQDRPAQFGCFGLHEWAMVYRADEVRHAVPLRLGRAGTDAVVDAHDLKCTHFDAFRFFTPDAVPRNRESLSRDAQVDHEQPGCLHAGMDVYKWAVKLGPLVPGPLLLDAFVLARDIRTLDMEASPYDLSAWGYRPVAVETPAGKAEYVSRQRALSERGQALRRAVLAAVTPSDDTPGGADFLRPTSVL, from the coding sequence ATGAGCGTCCTGCTCGACGCTGCGACGCTCGACAGAACCGAGTGGACCGCCCTCGCCGATCAGCACGCCGCGCGGGCCGATGCTCTCACCGCCGACCACCGGGAGCGAGCGCGTCGCGCCGAGAAGCACCCGGTCGAGGATTTTCTCTTCAGCTATTACTCCTACAAGCCGGCCGTGCTGCGACGGTGGCATCCGGGCACGGGCGTCGCGCTCGCCGACGCCGACGAACGAGCCGGATGGCGCTGGTACCGGCACGCCGGTAACGGGATAATCGTGGATGCCGATGCCTTCCGTGCCGAGCGCGGATCGCTGTACCGCGGAATCGTCAACCTGCTGCGGGCGACGCAGGACAGGCCGGCACAGTTCGGCTGCTTCGGCCTGCACGAATGGGCGATGGTCTACCGGGCCGACGAGGTGCGGCACGCGGTTCCGCTACGCCTTGGACGGGCGGGCACCGATGCCGTGGTCGACGCCCACGACCTGAAGTGCACGCACTTCGACGCGTTCCGGTTCTTCACGCCAGACGCTGTCCCGCGCAATCGCGAGTCACTCTCGCGCGACGCACAGGTCGACCACGAGCAGCCCGGATGCCTGCACGCCGGGATGGACGTGTACAAGTGGGCCGTGAAGCTCGGCCCGCTCGTCCCGGGTCCGCTACTGCTCGACGCGTTCGTCCTGGCCCGTGACATCCGCACGCTCGACATGGAGGCTTCTCCGTACGATCTCAGCGCTTGGGGTTACCGGCCGGTGGCTGTCGAGACGCCCGCGGGCAAGGCCGAGTACGTCTCCCGTCAGCGCGCGCTGAGCGAACGCGGACAGGCCCTGCGGCGCGCTGTTCTCGCCGCCGTGACACCCTCCGACGACACGCCCGGCGGCGCCGATTTCTTGCGCCCGACTTCTGTGTTGTAA
- the rsfS gene encoding ribosome silencing factor translates to MTATANGREMAQIAALAADAKSGDDIVALDVSDPLPLVDVFLLVTGRNERNVAAIADEVEEKLLEAGHKRLRREGRQESRWVLLDFGDLVVHVFHEEERVYYGLERLWKDCPVIPLELPTPATAD, encoded by the coding sequence ATGACCGCCACAGCCAATGGCCGTGAGATGGCGCAGATCGCCGCCCTCGCTGCCGACGCGAAGAGCGGTGACGACATCGTCGCCCTCGACGTCTCCGATCCGCTTCCGCTGGTCGACGTGTTCCTGCTCGTCACCGGCCGCAACGAGCGCAACGTCGCCGCCATCGCCGACGAGGTCGAAGAGAAGCTCCTCGAAGCGGGCCACAAGCGACTGCGCCGTGAGGGGCGCCAGGAGTCCCGCTGGGTGCTGCTGGACTTCGGCGATCTGGTCGTGCACGTCTTCCACGAGGAGGAGCGGGTCTACTACGGCCTGGAGCGTCTGTGGAAGGACTGCCCCGTCATTCCGCTCGAGCTGCCGACGCCGGCGACCGCCGACTGA
- a CDS encoding glutamate-5-semialdehyde dehydrogenase: MTTIAASVDERLRLAKDAAREIGLLDAESKTSLLNAVADALEAASDVIVAANADDLERGRATDIGDALLDRLRLDESRVAALAAAVRAVAVLPDPVGRVLDRRTLANGLELTKVAVPFGVVGSIYEARPNVTVDIAALALRSGNAVVLRGGTAAQSSNAALVTVMRDALQAQGVTPEAVQSVDDFGRDGARALMNARGLVDVLVPRGSASLIETVVTQSTVPVIETGAGVVHIYLDASARDDWARDIVLNAKTQRPSVCNAVETVLVHRAAADRLLPELLASLVDAGVTVHGDETVVAHDSRAIAATDDDWAREYLSLDLAVRVVDDLDEALAHIRRYSTHHTESIITADQAAADRFLAEVDSAVVMVNASTRFTDGGEFGFGAEVGISTQKLHARGPMGLAELTSTKWLGRGDGQVRA, encoded by the coding sequence ATGACCACGATCGCCGCCTCCGTCGACGAGCGCCTGCGTCTGGCCAAAGACGCCGCGCGTGAGATCGGCTTGCTGGATGCCGAGAGCAAGACCTCTCTGCTGAACGCCGTCGCCGATGCCCTCGAAGCTGCGTCCGATGTCATCGTCGCGGCCAATGCCGACGATCTCGAGCGGGGGCGCGCCACCGACATCGGCGATGCTCTGCTCGACCGCCTGCGTCTCGACGAGTCGCGTGTCGCCGCTCTCGCGGCGGCGGTGCGTGCCGTCGCGGTCCTGCCCGATCCCGTCGGTCGCGTGCTCGATCGGCGCACCCTCGCGAACGGTCTCGAGCTGACCAAGGTGGCGGTGCCGTTCGGTGTCGTCGGGTCGATCTACGAGGCCCGTCCGAATGTCACGGTCGACATCGCCGCGCTCGCCCTGCGCTCCGGAAACGCCGTCGTGCTGCGTGGCGGTACCGCCGCGCAGAGCTCGAATGCCGCCCTGGTGACCGTCATGCGTGACGCCCTGCAGGCGCAGGGCGTCACGCCCGAGGCCGTGCAGAGCGTCGACGACTTCGGTCGCGACGGGGCACGGGCTCTCATGAACGCCCGCGGTCTCGTCGACGTGCTGGTCCCGCGGGGCAGTGCCTCGCTCATCGAGACGGTCGTCACGCAGTCCACCGTGCCCGTCATCGAGACAGGCGCGGGCGTCGTGCACATCTATCTCGACGCCAGCGCCCGCGACGACTGGGCGCGCGACATCGTTCTCAACGCCAAGACGCAGCGTCCCAGTGTCTGCAACGCCGTCGAGACGGTGCTCGTGCATCGAGCCGCCGCCGACCGGCTGCTGCCGGAACTGCTGGCATCGCTGGTCGATGCCGGCGTCACCGTGCACGGCGACGAGACCGTCGTGGCGCACGATTCCCGCGCGATCGCGGCGACCGACGACGACTGGGCACGCGAGTACCTCAGCCTCGACCTCGCCGTGCGGGTCGTCGACGACCTCGACGAGGCGCTGGCGCACATCCGCCGCTACTCGACGCACCACACCGAGTCGATCATCACCGCCGACCAGGCGGCAGCCGATCGCTTCCTCGCCGAAGTCGACTCGGCGGTCGTCATGGTGAACGCCTCCACGCGTTTCACCGACGGTGGCGAGTTCGGCTTCGGTGCCGAGGTCGGCATCTCGACGCAGAAACTGCACGCCCGCGGACCCATGGGACTCGCCGAGCTGACGAGCACCAAGTGGCTCGGGCGCGGCGACGGCCAGGTGCGCGCCTGA
- a CDS encoding IS5 family transposase (programmed frameshift), translating into MSRFQLLSDAQWSLIESMLPKPTGRPGRRFSDARSMLEGIIYRYRCGIAWRDLPEVFGPWQTVWTWHHRLAADGTWDVIVSTLIAQADAEGLVDWSVSVDSTIARAHQHATNTTRPIGAGSNYTNPAVEPPDHGIGRSRGGLSTKIHQLVDGNGLPLVTVITPGQAGDSPMLIPMLEQLRVARPVGRPRTRPDAVRGDKAYSSRAIRAHLRGRGIKAVIPEPRDQQGHRKRRGSRGGRPVGLDADDYRNRNVIERRFCHTKQWRGLATRYDKLAVMFRAAVLIHATITWTKTLSDTP; encoded by the exons GTGTCGCGGTTCCAGTTGCTCTCTGATGCTCAGTGGTCGTTGATTGAGTCGATGTTGCCGAAGCCGACGGGGCGTCCGGGGCGGAGGTTCTCGGATGCGAGGTCGATGCTGGAGGGCATCATCTACCGGTATCGGTGCGGTATCGCGTGGCGTGATCTGCCGGAGGTGTTCGGGCCATGGCAGACGGTGTGGACCTGGCATCACCGCCTCGCCGCTGACGGGACGTGGGATGTGATCGTGTCCACACTGATCGCGCAGGCCGACGCCGAAGGATTGGTGGACTGGTCGGTGTCGGTGGATTCCACGATTGCCAGGGCGCATCAGCACGCGACGAACACGACCCGCCCCATA GGGGCTGGATCGAATTACACGAATCCGGCCGTCGAGCCGCCTGATCACGGCATCGGCCGCTCCCGGGGTGGCTTGTCGACGAAGATCCATCAGCTCGTCGACGGCAACGGGCTCCCGCTCGTCACCGTGATCACGCCTGGGCAGGCTGGTGATTCGCCGATGCTGATCCCGATGCTGGAACAGCTGCGCGTGGCTCGACCGGTCGGACGGCCCCGCACACGTCCGGATGCCGTCCGAGGCGACAAGGCCTACTCGTCCCGCGCGATCCGAGCGCACCTGCGCGGCCGGGGAATCAAGGCCGTGATCCCGGAACCGCGCGACCAGCAAGGACACCGCAAACGCCGTGGATCACGCGGAGGCAGGCCCGTCGGGCTCGACGCCGACGACTACCGCAACCGCAACGTCATCGAGCGGCGGTTCTGCCACACCAAGCAATGGCGAGGCCTCGCCACCCGCTACGACAAGTTGGCGGTCATGTTCCGCGCCGCCGTCCTCATCCACGCCACCATCACCTGGACCAAGACATTGTCAGACACGCCCTAG